Part of the Peromyscus maniculatus bairdii isolate BWxNUB_F1_BW_parent chromosome 23, HU_Pman_BW_mat_3.1, whole genome shotgun sequence genome is shown below.
caagtgctgggattaaaggcatgcaccaccaccgcccagcttttgctatggctctaatagctctgacccccgggcgactttatttattaacatacaaatcatattttagtacaaataaaatatcactatacaccatgaccaaagaaacttggggaggaaagtgtttatttgttaACACTCCATATCactgtccatcattgaaggaattcaggacaggaactaaagcagggctgggatctggaggcaggagctgatgcagaggccatggaggggtgctgcttactggctttctcctcatagcttgctctacctgctttcttatagaacccaggaccaccaccagccagggatggcatcacTTACAATGGTCTCGGTCCTCCCCCATTgatctctaattaagaaaatgccttataggtCTGCCCACAACCCAATTTTTCTTCttgcttgcttgattttttttttgttgttgttgttatttgagacagttgagataggttttctctgtgtagccctggctgacctggaactcactccatagaccaggctagccttgaactcacagagtctgtctctgctgggattaaatgtgttcACCACcatccaattttttttgttttgttttgtttgggtgtttttggttttttaagatagggtttctctgtgtaaccttggctgtcctggaagaccaggctggccttgaactcacagaaatccattttCCTGAGGTTCCCTACTCTCAGGTGACACTTTTGGtgtcaagttcacataaaactatccagcacagttaGTGTTTTACCTACGTGCATTTATGTGccccatgtacatgcctggtgcccacagaggtcagaagagggtgtcagctcccccagaactggacttacagacagtcatgagctgccatgtgggtgctgtgaattgagcctgggtcctctggaagagcagccagtgctctcaacagctCAGCCATCCCTCTAGTGCCTCCATTACTTTAATTCTattaaaaaagcaataaaacttTTCATCCACGGATTTTGCTTGTATTGTGATTCCTaggaaactaatttttttaatccATGAATTGACCCGAGGTAGGATGTTTgtattcagttttctttatcatATGAAACAGAATATAAATCAAGCTGTACCTTCTATTAAACACTAACAAGACAGTAGTGTGGTgtagggtgtgggtgggtgtgtgtgtgtgtgtgagagagagagagagagagacagagacagagacagagagagagacagagagagagagagaaatacacgAGCTCTGATTTTGTGTTCTCAGGGCTAAGGACTTGGGTTGACCAGAAGTGTGTCATTGCAGCGGTTGGTGTCATTTGAGGACGTGGCTGTGGACTTCACCTGGCAGGAGTGGCAGGAGCTGGATGCTGCTCAGAGGACCCTCTAcagagatgtgatgctggagaactaCAGGAGCCTGGTGTGGTTGGGTGAGTCTCACTCCTCTGCAACTCTCAGCAGTAATTGCTTTCTTCTTTGTTGATAAGTTAATAATATCTGTTCATACTCTCCGGTAGTATACATTTTCAACTGCCACGCAGTACTCAGACTATACAGCATTAGAAATTATTCCTCCCTTCACCGTAACCCAGGATGCACTAAccatccccctcccctcttccttccccacatGCTGTAACCACTGCTCTGTTCTTTACTTCTTTGAGTTCAACTTAAGTGTTCAATGAGAACATGCAGCCTgtccttttggttttctttttctttccttatttctttcttaacttttggttttgttttttgctttttatccAGTATATTTCACTTATGTATTGTGGTTTTCCTGGAGAGGCATAAAAGAAACTCTGCCCACCCCAAATAAGAGGAAGCTGACCGAAGTATCTGTCGAGTTCCCTTTGCCGAAACTCCAAAGTCAGTTTATTAAGTGCATGTACAGTTGGGCAGGAGGGAGCCATTATTGGAATTTCATGTGAGGTGTTAATGGCTGTCTTAAGAGGGGATGTTAACATCCCATTACTATTatcagaccagtggttctcaaccttcctaatgctgcaaccctttaatacagttcctcatgttgtaatgacccccaaccataaaattattttcattgctacttcattaaatgtaagtttgctactgttatgaattgtaatgtaaatatctgatatacagggtGGCTTTAGGCAgttcattcaacccccaaagggtaacaacccacaggttgagaacctctgtcaTAGACCTAGATGTCTGCTATATAGTTCACTCCATTCTGTTGCTATGAGTAGGCTAGTGTCTTCTGCAGGCCACAGCTGCTCTACTTCAAGATGGTGGTGACTGTTCACAGAGGAACTAGATGTACTATAGCTGTACCACACTCCTTTTCTGTCATGTCACTAGGacagaattttcatttattttattagaaaatgttCCATTTCTaagtatactttttattttattttactactaTTCCTGTGTTAATAAACACCTACATCGATCACATCTTTTTGCTTTGTGAACAGTGCTGTAATGAACACAAGACCAAAGGTTTTAAACCAGGAATGAACCACCGTTCATTACCCtcctacaatcctagcactcaggaggtggaggcagaggaccagaagttcaagtttATTCTTTATCTATatagtgtgttcaaggccaaactAGGCTGCATTAGACtacttcaaaatgaaaaacagggctggagagatggatcatgggttgagagtacttgctactcttccagagaacctgagttagttcctagcacctacatctggtggctcacagccagctgtaactccagcttccagGAACTCACACCCCTTTCCGTCCTCCAGAGGCAgctatactcacatgcacatgtcctcacacagaacagacacacacaagtacgtacaatttttaaaataaatcattttaagaagtaaaatatgAAATCAATAACAACAAATGCAGGTTTCAGCACTCCAGTAACACATCCATTGAAGACATGTGCAAACAATCCATGTGCCAGTGTGTTTCTAGACTCTGAGGACCTTCTGTACCGGTTTCATGGTAACTGGACTCATTTACCTGCCCATCATCAGTGTGTAGGACCTTCCGGCACTTGTGATTTTGTTCCTTGGATAGCATTCTAGCTTCAGTGTGCTGATATCCTGTGTGGTTGTCCCAGGCATTCTCTGATGGTGTTGAGAATTCCTCAAGCTATTTGTATGTCCTGATGAAGTAGCATTCATTCACATCATTGTCCCATAGGCAtcttgttgggggtggggagggtgttcGATCACACTGTGAGCCCCGAGTTTGCATTTATGctagttaaataaaattaaccttgggtcaggagctCCATTAACAACTaattgacagaaagtaatcatagaacCTCAGTGGGCAtccaggagagatagagagagaagggaagtaatagggtggggtttggagtggCACAGTTTTTTCTAGTTTGGTGAAGCCAAAACACAGGTCTTTCAGAGAGGCCAGCAAGGAGGGAAGGTTAGCTAATTGTgacccagcctctctgagctagcaggttttcacccaggcctttgaatcttgagtcttaTTTATAAGTAGAACGATAGAGATTTTGTTGCAGCTACCTTTAGAGGCAGCGACAGAGCCCATTGCCTGcaggaacagaattcccacctGGCTGCTGTtagagaagcaggctggtaactgTGGAGTTGTAATTGTGGGCAAAAATAGCAGTGGATTTAGGCACAGCCACTATGCTGAAGTTAAAACAATAGCACCTGAAGTATTCATATGTTCTAAAAGCTAATGTCTGGACAGGTTGTTGGCCTATATTTTCTTATTCTATATGTTAGCTCTGATTGCTTGCTTTTCTGAACCgacaattttgaatttttttataatagttactgatttttgcttttattgatttgttttttggCATTATGTCAAAAAGACTTTTTGCCTAGGTCATTGTACTGAAGAATTGCACATATATAGTATGAGTTCATAGCTTCAGGTCTTACATCCCCTTCTTTGATTGTTTTCAAGTGATTTCCATCTGTGGTGAGAAATAAGAATTTGCTTCCTTTTCTCAGTGTGATTTATTACTGAGTATTCCTGGGTGCGAGTGCATGAAAGCTGTGTTGAAAATCAGTTGGCTGAATGTGTTAGTCAGAATTCTGTcactcggaaaaacaaaaaagatgcttGACACAAGCATCTTGAAAGATTTCTTTTGGATTGCGtttttcagaggtttcagtcgaTGATCAGTTGGCCCTGTCACCCTTGTTCTGTGGTGACATCATGGCAGAGCACACATGTTAGAACAAAGCTGATCACCTCATTGCAGCCAGGAGGCAAAGGAGGAGAAACTGCTGCCCAATATCCCCTTCACATTTGTCCTTATGACCCCATTTCTATTAGGTCTCATCTCCCAGCAGCTGATGATGTCCCATGATCTTTAACATGTTTTGGATCCAAAGTGTAACATTCAAAGTATAACACTGCATATATACAGAGCTGTATCTGGGTTCTCCGCTCTGTTCCACTGGTGTAGGTCTCTCTTTATGCTGAGTCCACACCATTTGAGTTACTGTATCTTTGGGGTGTGTTTTGAAAACATGTATTATAATGACTCTAGggttgttctttttgtttaaagTTGCTTTCACAGTTTTACATCTTAAGATGTTTAGGACAgcatttttccagttttgtggagaaTATGATTGGTACTGAAATGGGAATTTCATTAAATCTGTAAACCATGTTGGTTAGTTGGAAATGTTAGCAATTTACTTTTAAACCGTGAACATAGGGtattttttgtgtctgtgtgtgtctgtgtgtgtcattTTGTCAGTGTGTCCTCTTGaacatttcttctctgttttagAGTTCCAATGTATATCCTGgttattgaatttttaaattattgtaatttttaaaaataatttataatggctggagagatggctcagtagttaagagcacctgctggtcttccagaggtcaatttccagcacccacatcaggtggttcacaactgcctgtaactccccTGAAGGCAGGGATCCaactcctcctctggcctccaccatcacccacatacacaacatacacaaacataaataataaaataaacataaataataaaaatattttatagctaTTGGAGATTGAATTGAATTCTGAATTTACTTCTCAGCAATTCTGTTATTAATAAGCATGTAACTTCAGATTTGGGTGTTTTTACTTTGTGTTCCATACTCCCAGGAAACTGATTCAACTAATCCaactattgttatttttatttatgtattgtgtttgtttgtttgtcttctaTATAAAAATCATGTATCCTACAAAACAGGACATTTTTGATATTGCCCTTTCATgttttaattccttttatttctttcccttaCTCTACTGTTGTGTCTACATTGCTGTACTTATATTGAAGAAAAGGGTTGAAATAGtgcatcctggggctggagagatggctcaacagttaagaacactgggtgttcttccagaggtcctgagttcgattcccagcaactacatggtgactcataacaatctgtaatgagatctggcgccctcttctggcctgcaagcatacatgcaggcagaacactgtatacataatcaatcaatcaatctttaaaaaaaaatagtacatcCTTATCTTGTTTGAGAGCTTAGAGgaaataatttctgttttttgtcATTCATTAACCTGTGGACTATGGGTCTGTTGTATATAACTCCCATAGTATTGCAGTATAGTCCTTCTGTCTCTAATTATGGAATTTCATGAAGCTAGGATGTTAAATTTTCTCGAGTCCTTTTTATGCATGGATGATGATGTTCATGTGGTTTTATATTCTTCATTCTGTTGGTAAGGTGGTTTACGCTTGTGAGTTTTCATAACATGAAAGTTGTACCCTGGAACAAATTACAGAGAATCACGGTTTAGTGTTTGGAAgaaatggctaagtggttaaaaagcacttgttgctcttgcaaagtaccaaggttcaatttccagcacatacacagtggctcacagccatccataactccagttccaaggcattTAATGTCCTCTTCTCACATCCAAGGGCATCagacatgcacatgatacacagatatacatgcaggcaaacaagataaataaatgcaaaaaattagaatcactgtttattatctttttatattcCGTTTGGTCTGTAGTTGGTTTGCTGTGTCCATGCCAGCTTTAAAATCACTTCAGTGCTGGTCTGTAAGGTTACAGCTACAGTGGTTGAGACTTGTCTTAgttgtttttctattgctatgaggagactccatgatcaaggcaactcataaaaacAAAGCCTTAATTTGTGGTAAGTCTGATTATAATGGCAGGGAGCAGGCCTGAGAGCTTGCAtcttatgagagagagagggcaggaagggagggacggagggagggagactggGTCTTGTGTaggctttagaaacctcaaagcccacccctagtgacacacctcctccaacaaggccacacctcctaatccttcccaaacagttccaccaactgggaaccaagtattcaaatatatgagcctatgggggccattttcattcaaaccaccatattcctcTAATGGCCTTTGTTTTATAAGTAACTATAGACTTTTCTCCAGTAGATTTTAGAATATTCTTTGCCATGGAGTTTTGTCAGTTTGACTCTAGTATGACTCAAAATTATTCTTGGTCCAGTCTGGTAGGGGTTCTTAAGCATCTTATATCTGGACATAAACATCCTCTCATGACATAAAATCTTTACGTTCGATCTGTATGTTGATGTCCCTTTTCCTTTTGGAACACCATGATGAAATGCTTGCTTTCTCCACAGCAGTGCGTGTCCATCCACAGCTTTGtcattctttgtatttctttcagttttgaaAACCTGCCtgggttatttttaaattccCTGTAATTTGTTCTCCTGCCTGGTGAGATCTGTGATTTCATCCATcagctttcttttattatttcatgaaTTGAGGCCTTTACTTCCAAAACTTCTGGCTGGTTCTTTTGTGATCACTCTCTACTTTCTCCGTTTCTCTAAAAGATCATGAGTTATAGTTCCAAtgtctctgttttccttcacttcttctgtttcctctgtgctTTCTTGCATCATCACATTGGGTTATGTGTCATACAACTGAATTCCCCATTAGGATGATGCTATTCCAGTGAGTAAAGACGACGGTGCAAACCCTCTCTACCACAAGTTCCAGTTCAGCCACTGTGACAAAGATCCTGAAATGAGACCGTTGTCTTTTCTCCATAAACCTGACTTGGCACAAATCTTTTATTATTTCCCATTTACAGGGCACTGTTTAGCCAAACCTGAGTTGATCTCCAAGTTGGAACAAGGATTGGTGCCATGGAGTGGTGCAGAAGCCACAGAGCAGTGCCTGCCAGGTGAGTCAATGCTATTGGGATAAGAGTCAGCAAAAAATGAGCAACTCGGCTATTGGTCGCATTGAGATGTTTTCACCAACTTTTATCAAAGCCAGCCAATTCTTATCAAAGCCAGACCTGAAGGGAGTGGACTCTTGAACATGACACTTACTTTATATACTTTCCAAATCAAGGACTCCATGTCAAACCATTTTccctggttttgtttggtttggttttgtttggtttggtttggtttgcccAAATTCACTACCACTATGTGAAACttctcatcctttttttttggggggggggttaaatACTTTccctatttttctacttttttttttcagtgctaaggATCAAGCCCAGGGATTTGTGTGTTCTAGGAAAACACTGTAACAACTGAGCTctatgcccacccccacccctcccttgtcctttcctcctttccataGATTGATTTCTGTTAGGCATTTGTTGACATGTTGGGTTTTTTTCAGTTCTTGAGCTTTGATTAGCTTAAGGGTTGTTGTCTTTGTAATTGTTTAGGTAACAATAGTCATCATACAAATGTATCCTGAGAAGGAAAAGTGAAACAAAGATAGAGAGAAGAGTCACAAAGGTTGTTGAgccagaggaaaggaaaaagcatgGGGTTCTATTTTAGGAAAAGCATCAAGTGAACTAACATCTAGTGAATTACTTACTTACAAAAGAAACACTGGATTATGATTGTGTATGTTAATTTATTGTCATCAGCAGAGACCAGTGTCatctgggaaaagagaaaatgcttccatcagattggcccctAGGCAAtcctgtgggccattttcttcaTTGGTGATTGATGGAAGGAGAGCTCAGCCTACTGTGTGGGGTGCCACCCCCCGGGGCAGCTAGTTCTGCATGCTATGataaagcaggttgagcaagccatggagagcaagccagtaagcagtgttcctccatggtctgtgcttcagttcctgcctctaggttcctgccttgatttcctacCCTGATTTCCATTATTGATGGAGTGTGAGCAATATGtttaagacaaataaaccctttcctccccgagttgcttttgttGATGATGTTTCATCCCAGCAACCAAAACCAGCATCTTGGTTAGTCtagataaacaaatataaaagttGCCTACAGAAAGTTTTAAGGTTACAGATCagtgagggagggcccagcccactgtggatagtgccatccctgggctgttggtcctaggttctataagaaagcaaccaaagcaagctgtgaggagcaagccagtaagcagcaccccttcatggcctctgcatcagctccggcctccaggttcctgtcctgacttccttcagtgacgaaCAATGTTGTGGAAGTATAAGTCAAGTAAACACTTtcttctccaacttgcttttgggtcatggtgttttgctgcagcaatagaaaccctaagacagagccCTGGTCACTTCTGGGTTTCTGCAGAGAATAGCAGGACTCAGCCTGCAGTCAGCAGATTGCTTCCGAAGTCTAAAACCTCAATCAGACTCAAGTAGACATCACCTTCCCTCCATGCACAAACTAGTCTCTGGAGCAAGCAGGATCCAGCCTGGCACACACACCACCAAGTTCACTGAGGTCAACAGTGGCTCTTTCTGCAAACACGAATGATTCTAAATGAAAGACAGCCTGTCACAACATAGCCTTGATGGGCCTAACTCTCTGCCAGCACCCAGGACAGATTGATAATGTGATAAAGACTCCAGGCACAACCTCAGTCTCCACCCCTCACTGCTGGAGGCAATGTTAGAACAGATTAAAAGCTTCACCAGTTCCTTTtctggcttgttttctttttgatgggTTATTAATATTACTgttcactttcattttttaagttttattttattttagtcctCCTTGTACCTGTCTctacttttatgtgtgtgtgtgtttttcttactTTGTAACCAAATGCTTTTTGCATTATGTGCTCTCTTCTTCCACacacttttttggggggcctgaatattgttttatttttgagacagaatctctttatTATGTAGCTGCAACTGTTCTGGACTCGCTAtattgacctcacagagatctgcctgtctctatctcctgagtgctgacattaaaggtgtgcaccaccatgcctggtctttttctgtcttttatttaacCCCAGTTCtctcttttattcctttctttccctccttcttttagctcattcttttattattcatttgatttttgtttttaacctcacAGTCTATTCACCACTGTTTATTGCCTCTCCCTACCATGGGCATTGGCGAGGCTGGCAATTGTCCTTATTTTTCATGTCTGTATCTGTTGGTTTGGATGGTGCTGTTCAGTTTGTGTGTGATCTCCCTAATGTGCTCTTGAATTGGATTTGCAAGAATCTCACTGTGGAGGTTTGCGTTGGCAATCATCAGGAAGATTGTCCTGTCATTTTCTTGTATCCTTCGCAAGTTTGGGTATCAGGTCGGTGTCTTAGGATGAGTTGGGTGTGATGTTTCTCTTCTTTACAGAACAGTGCAAGGAGAGTATTCTTGCCAGCTCTTCTTTGGAGGTTTGGGAGAATTTGGCAGGGAATCCACCTGATTCCTAACTTCTCTTGATTGTATTTTCACTACTgttttgatctttaaaaaaaaaaagacatactaaCATTTataggcttttgaccaggtttatagtaccaggcatgaaataCTTCCTGTGATGCAAGCCCCCTatctaggcaaaaaaaaaaaatggttggttGTCCCCTTACCCATCACTACCACTGTCACACCTATGGGCACATCTTACCGGGCAGGTCAGTAGCAGTCATGCAGGGTCTAGCACAGAATAAGACCTCGGATGCCTTTGCACCCCCAGCAGCCTGAAGGGCAATTTCTGGCACTGTATAAGCTCCACAGCAGAGACCAAGCTTCCTACTCAGCTGAGGTTAACTTCAATATGTCTGTATCCACAGTGAGTGGTGTCTTCAGTAACCATCTAGTTAATAGTGGGCAGCCAAGAAAaaagcctgtgttgttttgggtaCCTCTGGGGTCTCGGTGACCAGTAACTCACAGGGAGGCATCCTTTACCTTGCACTGAGATTTTCATGTGGTAACTCATGACTTCTGCATTGTACACCCATAAAGGGTACCTCTGTtcaaactcgtgtgtgtgtgtgtgtgtgtgtgtgtgtgtgtgtgtgtgtgtgtgtgtgttaaattacTTTACAAACTAGTAGATTTTCATAAGCCTTATCAACATCCTTAGTTTTGGCAAATCCACTCCATGCCCTCTCTTCTCCCTAatcagacaggcagacacacacacacacacacacacacacacacacacacacacacttacttcatGTTGCCTGTGTTCTGCTATCCCCCCATTCCTTCCAGTGTCCTTATTGGTCATAAGTTCTTTAATCTTTTTTCTCTGGCTTGGCAGTTGATGATTCAGAGCTTGGAATACATCTTTCCAGGCACTCTGCCTTTAGAAGTTTCTGTGGCACAATCTTCTGTTATTCTCTTGGCCTGTATTTATGAGTAAGCTGACCTTTCTCTCCTGTAGCTTCCATGACCTCTCTTTACTCTGTGATTctagtgttttaactatgatatgtTGTGGGGAATTTCCTTTCTgactctgtttatttggtgttctataggcatCTTGTGCCTGGATATGTGTATCTTTCTCTAGACTTTGGggtatttcttttatgattttttatttatgcCTTTGGTATGGTATTCTTCTTATGTCCAATAATTCAAAAGTTAGGTGTCTTATGGTGTTGCatgttctgttcatttttttaatttatcattgACTTTTATTGTGTAATCCAATTCCTCTCCTGTGTCTTCTAGCCCTCACACAGTTTTCCATATGATCCATTCTGTTGATGAGGCTTTCCATCACagtttttatttggcttattgaGTTTTAGTTTCTAGCATTTGATGCAGTTTGGATTTTCTTCAGAAATTCtgtctctttattgaattctattttcatgtcttagattgacttccttatttcattcagctGTGTTTTTGTTCTATTGCAATATATTCATACCATCTTTGAGTTGTTTGAACATAGTTACAATCATTCTTTTGAATTCGTTGTCTTGAAATTTTTCCAGGTCGTTACATTGGGGTCATGACTATGGGCTTAGTAATTGGGGGAAAGcaattttcaagttatttttgtttctatgctGGGATGTGCATCTGAAGTAATGTGTTTATtgagtctctctttctttttgttcaaaTCCCTTTCTTTTTCAGTGCAGTTATGTGCACTGTTCAGGAGATGACTAGTTTGAAAGAGGGTGGGGCTTTATTTCCCCTGTGGGGTTAGTATTGAGGGCTGCACATTCTGTCATTGGTAGTCTTTTGAGGGTCCTTTACTGTCTATGCCAACAGTCATCTAGTGATCAGCATACCTCTTGCTGGTCCTCTCTTTCACGGCCTTCTGGCATCTCTCCATGCCTGGATGCCCTGTGTTAAGCTCTGGTCAACTGATGGAGTTGGGGCACAAGATCCTAGGAAAGCTAGCTGTGGTTTCAGGAGACCTATAGGATGAGGAGAGTGGTTCTACCTAGGAACACTGAGAAATGAGATCCTAGAGGAGCCTGGAATCTTTTGGAAATGGAGGACCTACTGAGGACATGGGGCTGTAGTATCCCAGAGAGGAGGGGTAGTCTAGCATCCATCACAGGGGAGTGGGATTGTGAAAGAACAAGACATAAAGTCTGTTGCCTGGCAGCACAAGGAAGTGAGATCTTGGAGAAGGCAGGTGTCCTATGGGGTGATAAAGAGCAAGGCCTTCCTGGAGGAACAAAGAAGCAAGATTTCAGAGGAGCCTGATGACCTATGGGGTATGACGGTATGCAGCCTACctctcaatttttttattttaacatatagCAAATTTCACTCTTCCAGTTTAGTGTATGGTCACATAACCATCACTACCATAATCAAGATACACAAGAGAGTTTATGCGCCCTCagatatgtttttattaaaagtgaCATTATGTAATTTCTAAGATTGATAGTCAAATTTCTATAAATAGCTGTGAATGTCAAATGCAAGTTTTTAATATTGTCTTTTAAGACCATATTTCACTTATTAAATGATCATTTTTAATACCATTTTAGATGTTCATAAATGGAGTGCCCTGGCTGAAACAAGACAGCAAGCTCAAGAGAAGTATTTAGGCCAACTTGAAATCACCAAGAGAAATTCATCAAATGAAGATATGGTTGAAGTAGAAAAAATATTCAGTGTGGACTCAAACTGTATTTCAAATATGAACATGAAGAATGAAGTCTACTCTAGAATGTTCTATCAGGAGCTTGTTAATCCATGGCAAGATGTACCTTTGCCTAGTGATCCTGATGAGAGGCATGTAACAGAAGTAACTCATGATTTGAATGGAATTCAGGAAGTTCTCTCATATCCTGACCATTTTACTCACCATAGCAAGAATCAGTGTTCAGAGGgtcattttcagtattttgtgCCAGATGAAGCCTTCCACATGAACACAATATTAATACCTAAGAAGTTTCATGTTCAGGAAACCTCTAAgaagttcagtgagaaatccttgGATGAGGTAGCTCTTCCTGACCAAAATATGACTCAGTTAAGAAAGCAAGCTTTGGGATGGAATACAGATCATAAAATGTTCCCTAGTAGGACTGAACTCAGCAACCATGACAACATGCACATGGAAGAGAAAGATTATAAATGTGATTATGAGAAACCCATCCTTAACAAATCACACCTTACAAAATATCAGGAATCACATGCAGGGAAAGAGCCCCAAGGATGCAAGGAAAACATCAAATTACTCTGTCTGGATGCTGAACTACAAACGGCTGATCAGAAAGTACACGTAGAGAAACAAATTTATGAATGTAAAGTATCTGGGAAAACCTTTGACCACGAGTCACAGCACATCGACCATCAGAGATCACACACCTGTGAGAAACCCTGTGAGTGTGAAGAATATAGGAAAGCTGTCTATGATAAATCGACCCTCACCCAACATCAGAGACTTTATACAGATGATAAATCCTGTGAGTGTAGAGAATACAGCCAGGCTTTCTACCATAATTCCCTACTGTCTCAATATCAGACAGCTCACACAGATGAACAGCAAAATGAAtgca
Proteins encoded:
- the LOC102913379 gene encoding zinc finger protein OBI1-like isoform X5; translation: MVGRRRRRPQEMDMGTGSSPPLGGFLRCGGAASQGSTWMPCYWKEWPGILSSKRNFSCFHVWSRLVSFEDVAVDFTWQEWQELDAAQRTLYRDVMLENYRSLVWLGHCLAKPELISKLEQGLVPWSGAEATEQCLPDVHKWSALAETRQQAQEKYLGQLEITKRNSSNEDMVEVEKIFSVDSNCISNMNMKNEVYSRMFYQELVNPWQDVPLPSDPDERHVTEVTHDLNGIQEVLSYPDHFTHHSKNQCSEGHFQYFVPDEAFHMNTILIPKKFHVQETSKKFSEKSLDEVALPDQNMTQLRKQALGWNTDHKMFPSRTELSNHDNMHMEEKDYKCDYEKPILNKSHLTKYQESHAGKEPQGCKENIKLLCLDAELQTADQKVHVEKQIYECKVSGKTFDHESQHIDHQRSHTCEKPCECEEYRKAVYDKSTLTQHQRLYTDDKSCECREYSQAFYHNSLLSQYQTAHTDEQQNECKELMKIYFYISSLTQHHTPTLEKPYGCNDCMKTFSHKSQLTRHQRTHTGEKPHECKECRKAFCHKSHLTRHQGIHAPEKPYECKECKKTFYLKSQLTQHQRTHSGHWKHTSLEPSESTLKNF
- the LOC102913379 gene encoding zinc finger protein OBI1-like isoform X2, which gives rise to MVGRRRRRPQEMDMRLVSFEDVAVDFTWQEWQELDAAQRTLYRDVMLENYRSLVWLGHCLAKPELISKLEQGLVPWSGAEATEQCLPDVHKWSALAETRQQAQEKYLGQLEITKRNSSNEDMVEVEKIFSVDSNCISNMNMKNEVYSRMFYQELVNPWQDVPLPSDPDERHVTEVTHDLNGIQEVLSYPDHFTHHSKNQCSEGHFQYFVPDEAFHMNTILIPKKFHVQETSKKFSEKSLDEVALPDQNMTQLRKQALGWNTDHKMFPSRTELSNHDNMHMEEKDYKCDYEKPILNKSHLTKYQESHAGKEPQGCKENIKLLCLDAELQTADQKVHVEKQIYECKVSGKTFDHESQHIDHQRSHTCEKPCECEEYRKAVYDKSTLTQHQRLYTDDKSCECREYSQAFYHNSLLSQYQTAHTDEQQNECKELMKIYFYISSLTQHHTPTLEKPYGCNDCMKTFSHKSQLTRHQRTHTGEKPHECKECRKAFCHKSHLTRHQGIHAPEKPYECKECKKTFYLKSQLTQHQRTHSGEKPYECKECRKAFFRNSHLTQHQKIHTGEKPHKCKECGNAFARKSHLTQHQKTHTGERPYECKECGKTFSRKSQVMQHETTHTGEKPYECKECRKTFYLKAYLTRHLVIHKPEKPFECKKCGKAFSRKSYLTRHQKTHRGEKPNVGEKL
- the LOC102913379 gene encoding zinc finger protein OBI1-like isoform X3 — its product is MRLVSFEDVAVDFTWQEWQELDAAQRTLYRDVMLENYRSLVWLGHCLAKPELISKLEQGLVPWSGAEATEQCLPDVHKWSALAETRQQAQEKYLGQLEITKRNSSNEDMVEVEKIFSVDSNCISNMNMKNEVYSRMFYQELVNPWQDVPLPSDPDERHVTEVTHDLNGIQEVLSYPDHFTHHSKNQCSEGHFQYFVPDEAFHMNTILIPKKFHVQETSKKFSEKSLDEVALPDQNMTQLRKQALGWNTDHKMFPSRTELSNHDNMHMEEKDYKCDYEKPILNKSHLTKYQESHAGKEPQGCKENIKLLCLDAELQTADQKVHVEKQIYECKVSGKTFDHESQHIDHQRSHTCEKPCECEEYRKAVYDKSTLTQHQRLYTDDKSCECREYSQAFYHNSLLSQYQTAHTDEQQNECKELMKIYFYISSLTQHHTPTLEKPYGCNDCMKTFSHKSQLTRHQRTHTGEKPHECKECRKAFCHKSHLTRHQGIHAPEKPYECKECKKTFYLKSQLTQHQRTHSGEKPYECKECRKAFFRNSHLTQHQKIHTGEKPHKCKECGNAFARKSHLTQHQKTHTGERPYECKECGKTFSRKSQVMQHETTHTGEKPYECKECRKTFYLKAYLTRHLVIHKPEKPFECKKCGKAFSRKSYLTRHQKTHRGEKPNVGEKL